A segment of the Pseudobdellovibrionaceae bacterium genome:
AGAAAATGGTTGGATGATAAAAGGTATAGTGGGGACAGAAAATTAGAAAGACCTCTTGCTGCTGTGCAAATGGGCCTTATCTATGTCAATCCTGAAGGACCCAATGGTAATCCCGATCCTTTATTAGCTGCCAAAGACATTCGCGACACCTTCGGTCGTATGGCTATGAATGACGAAGAAACGGTTGCCTTAATTGCTGGAGGCCACACCTTTGGGAAAGCCCATGGTGCTGTGAAAGCAGATTGTCTTGAAGCTGAGCCAGCAGGAGCACCTCTAGAAGAGCAAGGTTTAGGTTGGAAAAACAAATGCGGTACGGGCAAAGGTAAAGATGCGCTCACAAGTGGTCTTGAAGGGGCCTGGACGACAAATCCAACTCGTTGGACGCATGAATACCTTACGTGGCTTTATGCTTTTGAATGGGAAAAGTCCAAAAGCCCTGCGGGAGCGATTCAGTGGATTCCTAAAGACAAAAAAGGTGAAAACATGTCGCCTGACGCTCATGTTAAAGATAAACGTAATACAATCATTATGTTTACTACGGATATTGCACTTAAAATGGACCCCGAGTATGGAAAGATCAGTAAGCGCTTTTTAGATAATCCTAAAGAGTTTGAAGCTGCTTTTGCTAAGGCTTGGTTTAAGCTCACTCACCGTGATATGGGACCACGTAATTTATATTTAGGTTCTGAAGTTCCAAAAGAGAACTTCATCTGGCAAGACCCTATCCCTGCTGTCAATCATGCTTTAATTGGTGCGAGTGATATAGCGGGTCTTAAAAATAAAATTTTAAATTCGGGACTGACAGTTTCTGAATTGGTACGTACGGCGTGGGCTTCTGCGGCGACATTTCGTGGAACGGACTTGCGTGGCGGTGCCAATGGTGCACGTATTCGCTTGGCTCCACAAAAAGATTGGCCCGTAAATCACCCCCAAGAGCTGACTAAAGTTTTAGCCACACTTGAGGGCATTCAAAGTGAATTCCAAAGATCGGGTAAGAAAGTATCACTGGCAGACCTTATTGTTTTAGGTGGAAGCGCTGCGATTGAAAAAGCGGCTAAAGATGCGGGCTTTAATGAAAAAGTGCCTTTCACACCAGGGCGTATGGATGCCTCGGCAGAACAAACAGATGCGTCTTCGTTTGATGTTTTAGAACCTAAGGCTGATGCTTTCCGTAACTTCTATAGTGAGGGTAATGTTCTTTCTCCTGCAGAAGCTTTGGTGGATCGTGCTTATATGTTAAATCTTACTGTTCCTGAAATGACAGTTCTAGTCGGTGGAATGCGTGTTCTGAATGCCAACACTGGTGAAACCAAACACGGTGTTTTAACGATGACCCCAGGTCAGTTGAATAACAGTTTCTTTGTGAACCTGTTAGACATGTCCACAAAGTGGCAGAAGTCACAAACCGAAGGTTTATACGAAGGCTTGGACAGAAAAACTGACGAGGTGAAGTGGACTGCTACACCTGTGGATTTGATCTTTGGCTCTCATTCTGAACTGCGCGCTGTTGCTGAAATTTATGCTTCAGAAGATGGCAAACAAAAATTCGTACGCGACTTTATCAACGCTTGGAACAAAGTGATGATGTTAGATCGTTTTGACATAAAGTAATTTTACTTTTCTAATCTTAAAAACTAAAAGCCCGTGGCCTATGTGCTGCGGGCTTTGTTGTTTGTGCTGTCTTTATGATCGTAGTTTAAATTAGCGTTAAATTTTTAAATTCCTTTGAAAGCTTAATTTGAAATCAAATGTCTTAGCATCGGAATCATCAATAGGGTTATAGCAAAAAGTGGATGTTATAAAAATAGCAGTAATTTCAATGTGTTGTAACCAAAGAAAACCATGCTAAACTTGGTGTGGCTAAAAAGGATAAGATTATGTCAAAACTTAAAATGGGACGAAAGGGTGGACCTCGAGAATCTGCTAAAAGATTTGAGCAAATTTATAGACGACCACTTAGTAAAAGAATTGTTAATTTTCTAAAGGAAGAAGCTCGTAAAGAAAAAGTATCCAAGATAGAAAAAAAGATTGCAAAAAAACTAAATTATAGCCGATGGGGTTCTGTAGTTTAATCAGTAGCAAGGACCCAGTTGAGGTGTCCACAAGATTAGGCCCAAGGGTTCGCCCTTGGGTTTTTTTATGATTGATCATAGAGACTTGTGGATATATTCTAGGTTCTAAAAGAGGTCATTTATGTATTTGAGTAATATTGAAACCATACCAGGGAAGCAGATTGAAAGTGTTGTGGGGCTTGTGCAGGGCAGTAGCGTGAGAGCGAAGCATGTGGGGCGCGACATTATGGCGGGAATCAAGAATGTCTTTGGCGGTGAGCTTAAGGGTTACACTGAACTTTTGAATGAGTCTCGTGAAGAAGCCATGCAGCGTATGATTCAAGCGGCCCAAGCACAAGGGGCGAATGCGATTGTGAATGTACGTTTTTCTACATCTTCAATTGCAGCGGGTGCCGCAGAAATCTTTGCGTATGGAACGGCAGTTAAAGTCCTATGAGTATTCTTTTATTTTTCTTTTTAATACTTTTTGCAGGTTACATCTTTGGCAAATGGAATGAAG
Coding sequences within it:
- a CDS encoding YbjQ family protein, whose amino-acid sequence is MYLSNIETIPGKQIESVVGLVQGSSVRAKHVGRDIMAGIKNVFGGELKGYTELLNESREEAMQRMIQAAQAQGANAIVNVRFSTSSIAAGAAEIFAYGTAVKVL